The nucleotide sequence TCTTTCAATAGTTCGAttataattacagtgcacacagaggcgTGTAGGCAATTATTCTTCCAGTGCTCAACAcacaaatggaacagaaagaacTGGAAGTATCCTCGGCTGTACGCTTCACAGTGGTATCCAGAGATGGAATAAACAATGGTTTTGTGCACCTAGAGTTACAACATTGTATTTACTAATCTCGTTAAAAGTACAATTTGAAATTTTTAGCGTTTTTATTAGGACTTTTATCTATTTTGAGAAAATGGTCTCAAAATGTTTTGAGTCATCCTTATTTCAGCTGCTTTAATTGTCATTATGAGACcaaacacacttaaaaaaaaataataataataataactgcaagatgataacatTATATTTCAAGCAGTTGCTGTCTATATTTGTGTATGTCTATTTTAGCACATAAAATAACTATAGATTTCGTCAGTTTTAGTACCAACCttgtgatttaaaaataaaaagtaggcAAGGAAAGAAATATAGATGTGGTCATCTCAGTGTGCAACTATGAAATCATTTTCACTAtgtataaaacaaaaaatttaggAACCAAAGAACATTCAAGAATAAATCAGTTTGAAGCCTCAAAGAAAAGTACATGTAATCAGCATGAAGAATACTAAAGtaccaaattttgacttttctttcCTTATCTCAATGAGCATTCTCCATGGGATCCATGGAATACAGCCAATGATGATTACAATCACATCACACACTTGTTCAGATCTAGTCTGCATAAGGAACATTATCTTTCATTTAGTTCTGATAATGACACTATGAATCACCTCATATGGATCACAACCAGGATTTCAGAGAAAGGGAGGATGATGGCTATCAAACTCTGGCCCAAAAGATTTACATCATGTTCTGACTCTCTAATACGTTTCCATTTACAACAAATACAAATAGCATTCCTACTGCATGACTTAATATAAACAATGAATCTTCATGAATTGCACATTACTACCCAAAATTGTACTAATGAAGTGCTTAATTCTTAAGTTGTGAACACCATGACAGGTAAATATGTTGGGTGCACTTTGGTTCTAATGAGTTTTCTGCATCAGAATTTTAAATTAAGGAAATAAACAAAATAAGCTCTTTCTTTTATTGAGCCAAGTATAGTAAAATGCATCAACAACAAAACCCTGTGCAGATTCTAGTCTCTGTCAGTATCAAACAGTTCTCATGAGAAATGCAAAAAATAAAACGGAGTTTAAGGACGTTGACTTACAGTCTAAACATCACAGGATAGATTTATTATTTTGACAGCAGTCGAGTCTATCGAAAAAAGAATTCATTGcttgcaataaaagaaacaaattacagaAGCCATACTGCCTAAGGGGAAAACAAGTGATCGTCTTGTAACGAAgttatttcattgtatttaattacTGTACGTAATTATGTGGCCCAATGCTGAAAAATACAATATGAGAATTTCGTAGCAAATTACATTTTCACGGGTGGTAGTTTCCCATCTACATACACTCGAGTGACCCTTACCTGTAGCTTTCAAACGTATTCCACTACAAGCTCAATAGCAAAATAAATGTATTCCTGCAAAAAATCTACTACATTTATGTCTTAAGATAGTTTTAATAATCGGAGAAGCATCTGTTTCGTTCATACAAAACTTGTTAATGACACAAACACATCAACGACGCTAATTCACTTCGTTTAAATATACTTTCGCACAGTGTTAACTGTAAACTAAGGTTCACAACGTTGTCACGTTGTGGGTCGCACGGACAGACACCAACAACAAACTGCTTAGAATTAACTGAGAGCATTGTTTATTTAACTTACACGGCCTAGTACAGTCACCAGACAGTCACACGTGATCAATATGTACGAGTAGTGAAAATGTATAGGGACGAAACTGCACAATTTGGCAACGTACGGTCAACATGTCAACATGTTTGAAATCTAGACCATCATCTATGATGTGGGTgaaaaatatcgtaaagtcttgatCCAAGTTTATATTTGCCTCTGTTGCTATGAATTATTTTTAGCTCTTTCAActtttttaaatatgattttacgTATTGAGGTATCTTGTAAATTGGAAAAGAAACCACCATGCTTATTTAAACGACAATATCAAAAATTAGTAACTCtattctttgtaaaactgaagaTAATTGAGGGGAGCATGGTCCTTAAGCATAATAACTAAAATGTGATGACAAGAAAGTTACTTCGTGATAAATTTTAAATAAGTGAGATAGTTCCTATCACAGTCTAGTTAGATTGTGGTCCCTATATTATTACGGATGTTACCGACTTGCCGAGACAGTACGTGATATCTTTCTGCTAAAGTTCGCTGGATGGCGTCTGCTATAGATATACAAATAGTTCAGGGGGCGTGCTAGTTTTCTGTAGTAGCAAAAGGTTATGAAGAGACGAAACTTCTTGTGGATTATTTACGATCTGACGGATGTTAAAAATTTTTGAGTGTGTTTTAAAAATACTGCTCTTGTGATGCCTTCTGCCAGGGACCCAGAAACACTTTTCGTACTCAGTCAAAAAGTAATTGTTGATTTCTTGACATTACCTTGGCGAAGTAGAAACCAGTTCACATTCGAAATTTCGAACCGAATCAATTCTATTTTATCATGTATACCGGCATCTTTAATAGATTCCGTCgtatctggtgtgatagaagaattcTCGCGACTTAAAACTGTAACAGAAGGAGGCGCTGCCGAACTTTTACTGAAAGCTGTGGTCGTACCACAGTTGCAAGTGTTGGACTGCCGGACGCTTGTCAAGCTTGGATACGTTTCAGATGAAGTACGACATGGTTTTCAGTATACTATAGCAGGTTTGATTCCGTCATTGCGCAATTTAGTGCAGCTGTCTTTTTCAACTCACAAGAATGAATTCACACTTCCAGTTTGTGATGATGAAGTGCTATGGAACATAGGCTGTAATTGCCCTCATTTGAAGTCTTTAAACTTTAGATGTTGTAATCACGTTACAGATGAGGGATTAAAGTGTTTAATACCTGGGTTCTCTGATAGTACAGGCTGTAAACATCTCGAAGAATTATACGTGTTCGAAAGCTCTGTTACTGAAAAAGGTGTTACTCTCGCACTGGAACATCTAAAAAAGTTACGAATAGTCGATTTCAGAGAACTGTGCACTTCGCTGATACTTCTGTACAATAAGTGTATGACGAATGGTTCACCCTTGTTGGAGGATGGACTAAAAATAACCCATATAAATAATTTGGGTGTCTGCCGACCAGCACAAAAACTACAGTTCGACCAGAAGATTGTTAGAATTTGTCAGATTTTATGCCCCAACTTGAGAAATCTCAAAGTCAGGGTAACTGATTTTGATGTTGCACATTTAAAAAAACTTCCGTCATTGACAGCTGTAGAATTCGTCTATAATATTGGTAGGCCGCTGTCTCCTGGTGAAGGGACAGTAAACTTCCTGACGCAGTATGGCCATCAATTGAGTGCTCTAACAATAATATGCAATTTATTTGCAGTAGAACTGTTTGTCACTATAGGTGACAACTGCCCAAACGTAAAAGAGTTATGGATCAAATGTAATGAACTATTATGCAACCCTGAGTGGGTTGCTCCTGTTTCACAAAGAATAGTGTACACCCATCTAGAGTCTTTGTATGTGAGAATTGGGGAAACTGAGGATTCAGAGTGCTTTTTACCAGCAGAGGTGTTGGTATATATTTTGAGATGTAGTTGGGGCTTGAAATCTCTGCAGCTGATTTTTAGAAGTGTGTCAGTGGCAGATACTTGGTTTGATTCCATACTGATGGAGATAAACACTGGATCATTGGAAAAAATATTTATAGCGATTCCTGGCAGTAACTGCAATTATTCTGCTGTTATGTTGTCGATGGAAACTGTTGAGAGTATTATGATACACTGTCCAAAACTGAAAGTGTTGGGAAATTTGTTGGTATGGAATGTTACTCGCACACAGGTTAAGGAATTGAGAGACTGGATTACTGCCAGAAATTTAGATGTGATAATTGTATACAGATTCATGAAAATTAAGTGATTTCATTGTCTGTAGCCTTctaattgaacatttttttttttttttaaatgtaggttATTGATGTGGACAAATGAAAGTTAAGCAGTAACTGAAGATTGGAATTTGagaatttcattattgtttttatgaAACCGGATGTGAAGTGGAGTGAATCGTTAAAAAAATACTAAGCATTGTTTT is from Schistocerca cancellata isolate TAMUIC-IGC-003103 chromosome 6, iqSchCanc2.1, whole genome shotgun sequence and encodes:
- the LOC126088533 gene encoding uncharacterized protein LOC126088533: MPSARDPETLFVLSQKVIVDFLTLPWRSRNQFTFEISNRINSILSCIPASLIDSVVSGVIEEFSRLKTVTEGGAAELLLKAVVVPQLQVLDCRTLVKLGYVSDEVRHGFQYTIAGLIPSLRNLVQLSFSTHKNEFTLPVCDDEVLWNIGCNCPHLKSLNFRCCNHVTDEGLKCLIPGFSDSTGCKHLEELYVFESSVTEKGVTLALEHLKKLRIVDFRELCTSLILLYNKCMTNGSPLLEDGLKITHINNLGVCRPAQKLQFDQKIVRICQILCPNLRNLKVRVTDFDVAHLKKLPSLTAVEFVYNIGRPLSPGEGTVNFLTQYGHQLSALTIICNLFAVELFVTIGDNCPNVKELWIKCNELLCNPEWVAPVSQRIVYTHLESLYVRIGETEDSECFLPAEVLVYILRCSWGLKSLQLIFRSVSVADTWFDSILMEINTGSLEKIFIAIPGSNCNYSAVMLSMETVESIMIHCPKLKVLGNLLVWNVTRTQVKELRDWITARNLDVIIVYRFMKIK